The Vibrio quintilis DNA window GGTAGGCTCGGGTCTTGCCTTAATGCATGTTGAGAGACGCTCATCTCCACTATTAAATCTCGACCCTCCTCATCCAGCTGTTCGATAACTTCATACTGAGTATTAGATTTTATCGGGGTCATCCAATGGCTTGAACCGTGTTGTCGTGACCAGTTAATCATCAGCTCTGCACTTAGGTAGCATCGGTCAAAAATAGTAAGGGAGTTGGCAGGAACTGAGGGAATGAGCTGCTTTGCATAGTTCACTTCGCCTGTAGAACTTGGGCCAAAAGCAACATTATAGAGTAGACGGCTGCGTAGGGAGCAAAGTGCACATAATCTGACAATAGGGTATTCGGTATGGCGAGTTTTGCTGTGTTTAACGTAATGAAAATGTTCGGCCAGAGGACTGGTATCATGCGTTCTAAACTGGGTGCCATCGACCGAGAAAAGTCTCAGCCCATACCATGTATCTTTATTGTCTTCCGCACCTGTCCAATGCTCGGCTGTTAAAGAGAATAGGGCTTCGAGAGGTTTGGCTGTTAATCGCTTTCTTGCTTGGGGTATAGCGCTTGGAGCAATGGACTCTCCCAGAGAATTAGAAAGCTTCAGATCTAATTTATCAAGTACATCAGTAATAGGCCGGTCACGGTACAAACCAATTCCAACAACGAGCCAGACTACGAGCTCAGCAGGTAGCTTTCGCCGCCTCATGCTCGCTTTATTTGTTTCATCAAGTGCTTGATTTATCCACTCTAGTGGAAGCTCTTTTTGAAAGAGTGCAAGAGATTCCGGAGAAGCAAAGTCATCAACATCAATAAGCCAGTGAGCCAACATAAAAATACCCTCAAACATAAATGCTTGAGGGTATTTTCAACCAACCACAGGATCGTTCAACTGATCATTTACTTAACTGATCGGAGTTAGCTCATTGAGCGGGTTTTTTGCGTTTATAGCTAAGAAAAATTCAGATCTTTATAGTGGGAAATATTGCTTGAAGAGATTTGAAAGGAAA harbors:
- a CDS encoding IS4 family transposase encodes the protein MLAHWLIDVDDFASPESLALFQKELPLEWINQALDETNKASMRRRKLPAELVVWLVVGIGLYRDRPITDVLDKLDLKLSNSLGESIAPSAIPQARKRLTAKPLEALFSLTAEHWTGAEDNKDTWYGLRLFSVDGTQFRTHDTSPLAEHFHYVKHSKTRHTEYPIVRLCALCSLRSRLLYNVAFGPSSTGEVNYAKQLIPSVPANSLTIFDRCYLSAELMINWSRQHGSSHWMTPIKSNTQYEVIEQLDEEGRDLIVEMSVSQHALRQDPSLPEKWQARLVLYPEQEQPNHIKGLLTSLTDSQYSLQSLLDVYFERWEVENSYGEIKHDMLEDEVLLRSQSVEGVEQEIWGILIAYNLVRLEISRIAKEAGVSPLRISFMMALRDIQDELMWCAIASPGSIPKKLRAMRERVKRYILPERKKRPKSRTVRISKTRYPVRSKHLK